TACCCTTATGAATAGTAGCACATTCACGAATAGTGGTATTGTTACCAATAGTTACAATGGTATCTTCTCCATTATACTTTAAATCCTGCGGCGGAGCGGAAATTACGGCACCAGGAAAAATATTACAATTTTTACCGATACGAGCACCTTCCATTATGGTCACGTTAGAACCGATCCAAGTGCCATCACCAATCGTTACGTTGTTATGAATTGTAGTAAAAGGCTCTACAACAACATTTTTAGCAATCTTTGCGCCCGGGTGAATATAGGCAAGGGGTTGATTCATTCTATTTCTTTTTAGCTATTTGCGCCATTAATTCTGCTTCACATACCAACTTATTATTTGCGTAAGCATAAGCTTGCATGTGACAAATACCTCTTCTTATTGGCGTAATAAGGCTACAGTGAAATGTTAACGTATCACCTGGAAGTACTTTTTGTTTGAACTTAACATTATCCATTTTCATGAAGAACGTTAAATAATTTTCTGGGTCTGGCACTGTACTCAAAACTAAGATTCCTCCTGTTTGAGCCATTGCCTCAACTTGTAATACCCCTGGCATAACTGGTGCTCCCGGGAAATGGCCAACAAAGAAATTTTCATTCATTGTTACATTTTTCATTCCCACTACATGAGTATCAGATAATTCTAAGATACGATCTATCAACAAAAATGGAGGTCTATGAGGCAGCACTTCCATAATCTGATGGATATCCATCAAAGGTGGTTGATTTAAATCGTATTGAGGAACTTTATTACGTTTCTCTAGTTTTATAATTTTTGACAGTTTTTTCGCAAACTGTGTATTCACATAATGACCTGGCTTATTGGCTATTATTTTACCCTTAATACGGGTGCCTGCTAAAGCTACATCTCCTATTACATCCAATAACTTATGACGTGCGGCCTCATTTGGCTGATGCAAAGTAAGGTTATCTAAAATACCATTAGGCTTCACAGAAAGTTTTTTCTTATCGAAAGCACTTTCTAACTTTCTCATGGTTTCTTCAGAAATCTCCTTATCTACATATACAATAGCATTATTA
This genomic interval from Zobellia roscoffensis contains the following:
- a CDS encoding bifunctional UDP-3-O-[3-hydroxymyristoyl] N-acetylglucosamine deacetylase/3-hydroxyacyl-ACP dehydratase, encoding MKQRTIKKEVILKGVGLHTGAEVTMKFVPAPENHGYAFKRVDLEGEPIIEADANYVINTQRGTNLEKRGVKIQTSEHVLAAFVGMEIDNVLIELDAPEPPIMDGSSKYFVEALETVGVVEQNAEREEYIVKDVISFRDDATGSEITVIPSEHYQVTTMVDFGTKVLGTQNATLERLSDFKDEISEARTFSFLHELEMLLENGLIKGGDLNNAIVYVDKEISEETMRKLESAFDKKKLSVKPNGILDNLTLHQPNEAARHKLLDVIGDVALAGTRIKGKIIANKPGHYVNTQFAKKLSKIIKLEKRNKVPQYDLNQPPLMDIHQIMEVLPHRPPFLLIDRILELSDTHVVGMKNVTMNENFFVGHFPGAPVMPGVLQVEAMAQTGGILVLSTVPDPENYLTFFMKMDNVKFKQKVLPGDTLTFHCSLITPIRRGICHMQAYAYANNKLVCEAELMAQIAKKK